The following are encoded in a window of Rhizobium sp. 11515TR genomic DNA:
- a CDS encoding response regulator transcription factor — translation MTARTILLVDDDNDLREMLVEQLSLYEEFNVLQEVTAGKGVQTARTVPVDLLIMDVGLPDMDGREAVKLLRKNGFKPPIIMLTGHDTDSDTILGLEAGANDYVTKPFRFAVLLARIRAQLRQHEQSEDATFTVGRYLFKPSQKLLTTEDGQKIRLTEKEAAIIRYLYRADQKVVTRDILLEEVWGYNSGVTTHTLETHVYRLRQKIERDPSNAEILVTENGGYKIIP, via the coding sequence ATGACCGCACGCACCATTCTCCTGGTGGACGATGACAACGACCTGCGTGAAATGTTGGTCGAGCAATTATCGCTTTACGAGGAATTCAACGTCCTGCAGGAAGTGACTGCCGGAAAGGGCGTGCAGACGGCACGCACCGTACCCGTCGATCTCCTCATCATGGATGTCGGCCTGCCCGATATGGACGGCCGCGAGGCCGTGAAGCTGCTGCGCAAGAACGGCTTCAAGCCGCCGATCATCATGCTGACAGGTCATGACACGGATTCCGACACCATCCTCGGCCTCGAAGCCGGCGCCAACGACTATGTGACGAAGCCCTTCCGCTTCGCCGTGCTGCTCGCCCGCATTCGCGCGCAACTGCGCCAGCACGAGCAGAGCGAAGACGCGACCTTCACGGTGGGCCGCTACCTCTTCAAGCCGAGCCAGAAGCTTTTGACGACCGAAGACGGACAAAAGATCCGCCTGACGGAAAAGGAAGCCGCTATCATCCGCTATCTCTATCGCGCCGACCAGAAGGTCGTGACCCGCGATATCCTTCTCGAAGAGGTCTGGGGCTACAATTCCGGCGTGACCACCCATACGCTCGAAACCCATGTCTACCGCCTTCGCCAGAAGATCGAGCGCGACCCCTCCAACGCTGAAATCCTGGTAACGGAAAACGGCGGCTACAAGATCATTCCATAG
- a CDS encoding cyclic nucleotide-binding domain-containing protein — protein MALNDDIRLLSQLPLFHGMGDEPLRLIAFGADRRHVNEGQTLFREKSPAECAYVITRGSFELSTIDADGQKQVEAMVQAGTMLSELAMVTLVERKYTAVAAEESDVIRITRALFHRLIEEYPDAGLLIQNRIRENFAALARQAAAMLGRFS, from the coding sequence ATGGCGCTGAACGACGATATCCGACTGCTGTCGCAACTGCCGCTGTTTCATGGCATGGGCGATGAGCCGCTGCGGCTGATCGCCTTCGGCGCGGATCGCCGCCATGTGAATGAGGGCCAGACGCTGTTCCGGGAAAAATCGCCGGCCGAATGCGCCTATGTCATCACGCGCGGCAGTTTCGAGCTCAGCACCATCGATGCCGATGGCCAGAAGCAGGTGGAAGCGATGGTCCAGGCAGGCACCATGCTGTCGGAACTGGCGATGGTAACGTTGGTGGAGCGGAAATATACGGCTGTCGCCGCCGAAGAATCCGACGTGATCCGCATCACGCGCGCCCTCTTCCATCGGCTGATCGAGGAATATCCGGACGCCGGCCTGCTGATCCAGAACCGTATCCGCGAAAACTTCGCCGCCCTTGCCAGACAGGCAGCCGCAATGCTCGGCCGCTTTTCCTGA
- a CDS encoding L,D-transpeptidase family protein, with translation MQKTRAGARRTASTIVVRPQPGKKTRALVQVGGMTVPAAIGRSGRSILKREGDGATPIADMKLLYGFTRGDRVRFLRTALPMRHIRKDMLWCDQPDDPNYNRLVKAPFRPSHEELRRGDGLYDVCLVLDWNVSSRRRNRGSAIFFHLIRPGYEPTAGCVAVSLRDMKRILPSLRRGTTVRVV, from the coding sequence ATGCAAAAGACAAGGGCGGGGGCCAGGCGGACCGCTTCGACGATCGTCGTGCGTCCTCAGCCGGGTAAGAAAACGCGGGCGCTGGTGCAGGTCGGGGGCATGACGGTACCGGCGGCGATCGGCCGATCCGGACGCAGCATATTGAAGCGCGAAGGCGACGGCGCGACACCCATCGCGGATATGAAGTTGCTTTACGGCTTCACGCGCGGCGATCGGGTCCGCTTTCTGCGGACGGCCTTGCCGATGCGGCACATCCGGAAGGATATGCTCTGGTGTGACCAACCCGACGATCCCAACTACAACAGGCTGGTGAAGGCGCCTTTCAGGCCGAGCCACGAGGAATTGCGGCGGGGCGACGGCCTCTACGACGTCTGCCTAGTGCTCGACTGGAATGTGAGCTCTCGCAGGCGCAACCGCGGCTCGGCGATCTTCTTTCACCTGATCAGGCCGGGATACGAGCCGACGGCCGGGTGTGTTGCCGTGAGCCTGCGCGACATGAAGCGCATTCTGCCATCGCTGCGAAGAGGTACGACCGTCCGGGTTGTCTGA
- a CDS encoding ammonium transporter, protein MSFSKLSSALTRVGALSAALLAPAIAFAQETAPAAAAATAAAPVPDKGDTAFMFISTILVLFMLVPGLALFYGGLVRAKNMLSVLMQCTMIGAVVMILWVLYGYSFAFGGGSSPYWGGTAKMFLSGVSTSTTAATFSKGVVIPEFIFMLFQMTFAAITPALIIGAFAERIKFGAAVLFCALWATFVYFPIAHMVWDSNGMLFKMGALDFAGGTVVHINAGIAGIVGAILVGKRVGFGKDMMAPHSMTLTMVGASMLWVGWFGFNAGSNLEASGGAMLATVNTFVATAAAIISWSLVETFTRGKASMLGGASGMVAGLVAITPAAGIAGPMGAIVMGLIVSPLCYFFVSVVKNKFGYDDTADVFGVHCIGGIFGAIATGIFASASLGGVGYADGVTMSSQVVVQLTAVVTTILWCGIGSAILYKVVDVIIGLRVAPEAEREGLDLASHGEAAYHNS, encoded by the coding sequence ATGTCATTTTCCAAGCTTTCCTCCGCCTTGACACGGGTGGGTGCGCTTTCTGCGGCCTTGCTTGCGCCGGCGATCGCCTTTGCGCAGGAGACCGCTCCGGCTGCAGCCGCTGCGACCGCCGCCGCACCGGTTCCGGACAAGGGCGACACCGCCTTCATGTTCATCTCCACCATTCTCGTGCTCTTCATGCTCGTGCCGGGCCTGGCACTGTTCTATGGCGGCCTCGTCCGCGCCAAGAACATGCTCTCGGTTCTGATGCAGTGCACGATGATCGGCGCGGTCGTAATGATCCTCTGGGTTCTCTACGGCTATTCCTTCGCCTTCGGCGGCGGTTCGAGCCCTTACTGGGGCGGTACGGCCAAGATGTTCCTCTCGGGCGTTTCGACCTCGACCACGGCTGCAACCTTCTCCAAGGGCGTCGTCATCCCTGAATTCATCTTCATGCTGTTCCAGATGACCTTCGCTGCCATCACGCCGGCGCTCATCATCGGCGCCTTCGCCGAGCGCATCAAGTTCGGCGCAGCCGTGCTCTTCTGCGCGCTGTGGGCGACCTTCGTCTACTTCCCGATCGCCCACATGGTCTGGGATTCCAACGGCATGCTCTTCAAGATGGGCGCACTCGACTTCGCCGGCGGCACCGTCGTTCACATCAATGCCGGTATTGCAGGCATCGTCGGCGCCATTCTCGTCGGCAAGCGCGTCGGCTTCGGCAAGGACATGATGGCTCCGCACTCCATGACGCTCACCATGGTCGGCGCATCGATGCTCTGGGTCGGCTGGTTCGGCTTCAATGCCGGCTCCAACCTCGAAGCTTCCGGCGGCGCGATGCTCGCAACCGTCAACACCTTCGTCGCAACGGCAGCCGCCATCATCTCCTGGTCGCTGGTCGAAACCTTCACCCGCGGCAAGGCCTCCATGCTCGGCGGCGCTTCGGGCATGGTTGCCGGCCTCGTCGCCATCACGCCTGCAGCCGGTATCGCCGGTCCGATGGGCGCGATCGTCATGGGTCTCATCGTCTCGCCGCTCTGCTACTTCTTCGTCTCGGTCGTGAAGAACAAGTTCGGCTACGACGATACGGCTGACGTCTTCGGCGTACACTGCATCGGTGGTATCTTCGGCGCCATCGCAACCGGCATCTTCGCCAGCGCCTCGCTCGGCGGCGTCGGCTATGCCGATGGCGTCACGATGAGCAGCCAGGTCGTCGTCCAGCTGACCGCCGTCGTCACGACAATCCTGTGGTGCGGCATCGGCTCGGCGATCCTCTACAAGGTTGTCGACGTCATCATCGGCCTGCGCGTCGCTCCGGAAGCCGAACGCGAAGGTCTCGACCTCGCCTCGCACGGCGAAGCCGCCTACCACAATTCCTGA
- a CDS encoding exodeoxyribonuclease III — protein sequence MGFSIATWNINSVRLRMPIVEQFVMQARPDILCLQETKVPNELFPHAPLRALGYEHIIIHGQKGYHGVAIASRFPLTEDHRQNYCNVGDSRHISAIFERGGRRIRLHNFYVPAGGDEPDRTINPKFGHKLDFIEEMKKLHANAEQNTSAILVGDLNIAPLEHDVWSHKQLLKIVSHTPVETEGLLEVMKRGAWLDLMRQQVPASEKLYTWWSYRAKDWEAADRGRRLDHIWSSSDLGPHLQRIEILKAARGWDRPSDHVPVVAHFNL from the coding sequence ATGGGATTTTCGATTGCGACCTGGAACATCAATTCGGTGCGGCTGCGTATGCCGATCGTCGAGCAATTCGTCATGCAGGCCCGGCCCGATATTCTCTGCCTGCAGGAAACCAAGGTTCCGAACGAGCTTTTCCCTCACGCGCCGCTCCGCGCGCTTGGCTATGAGCACATCATCATTCATGGCCAGAAGGGCTATCATGGGGTGGCCATCGCCTCGCGTTTCCCGCTGACCGAGGATCATCGCCAGAATTATTGCAATGTCGGCGACAGCAGGCATATCTCGGCCATCTTCGAGCGCGGTGGCCGGCGCATCCGCCTGCACAATTTCTATGTTCCGGCCGGCGGTGACGAGCCGGATCGCACAATCAATCCAAAATTCGGTCACAAGCTCGATTTCATCGAGGAGATGAAGAAGCTGCATGCCAATGCCGAGCAGAACACCTCCGCGATCCTCGTTGGCGATCTCAATATCGCGCCGCTGGAGCACGACGTCTGGTCGCACAAGCAGCTCCTGAAGATCGTCAGCCATACGCCAGTGGAGACCGAAGGGCTGCTCGAGGTGATGAAGCGCGGCGCCTGGCTCGACCTGATGCGCCAGCAGGTGCCGGCAAGCGAGAAGCTCTATACGTGGTGGAGCTATCGCGCCAAGGATTGGGAGGCTGCCGACCGCGGCCGCCGCCTCGACCACATCTGGTCCTCCTCCGATCTTGGCCCGCATCTGCAGCGCATCGAGATCCTGAAAGCCGCGCGCGGCTGGGACCGTCCGTCCGACCATGTGCCGGTCGTGGCGCATTTCAATCTATAG
- the tesB gene encoding acyl-CoA thioesterase II translates to MSRETEKLTPMDTVLATLDLETIEMNLFRGSSPQVGWQRVFGGQVIGQALMAAQRTVNGDRFAHSLHAYFMLPGDPSVPILYQVDRLRDGSSFNTRRVLAIQHGRAIFALTASFQVDEPGFDHQGDMPDVPMPEELMDEEQVKQRYLAHAPENVRRYWERKRAIEIRPVSIESYFSRAQPSQRQNIWVRVTGPVPDDRLYQNAVLAYLSDMTLLDVSLNAHGTSVLDPSVQVASLDHAMWFHRPFKLDDWLLYSQESPSASGARGFTRGSLFTRSGVLIASVAQEGLIRKKAND, encoded by the coding sequence ATGTCGCGAGAGACCGAGAAGCTCACCCCGATGGACACCGTGCTGGCGACGCTCGATCTCGAAACGATCGAGATGAACCTGTTTCGCGGTAGCAGCCCGCAGGTCGGCTGGCAGCGCGTCTTCGGCGGCCAGGTCATCGGCCAGGCGCTGATGGCGGCGCAGAGAACGGTGAATGGCGATCGCTTCGCGCATTCGCTGCATGCCTATTTCATGCTGCCGGGCGATCCTTCGGTGCCGATCCTCTATCAGGTCGACCGCCTGCGCGATGGTTCCAGCTTCAATACGCGACGTGTGCTGGCCATTCAGCATGGCAGGGCGATCTTTGCACTGACGGCGTCCTTCCAGGTCGACGAACCCGGCTTCGATCATCAGGGCGATATGCCCGATGTGCCGATGCCGGAGGAATTGATGGACGAGGAGCAGGTGAAGCAGCGCTATCTTGCCCATGCGCCGGAGAATGTCCGCCGCTATTGGGAGCGCAAGCGGGCGATCGAAATCAGGCCGGTGTCGATCGAAAGCTATTTCTCGCGCGCACAGCCGAGTCAGCGCCAGAATATCTGGGTTCGGGTGACGGGACCGGTGCCGGATGACCGGCTCTATCAGAACGCTGTGCTTGCCTATCTCTCCGACATGACGCTGCTCGATGTTTCCCTGAATGCGCATGGCACATCGGTTCTGGACCCGAGCGTCCAGGTGGCGAGCCTCGACCATGCCATGTGGTTCCATCGTCCCTTCAAGCTCGACGACTGGCTGCTCTACAGCCAGGAGAGCCCCAGCGCCTCTGGCGCCCGCGGATTTACCCGCGGCAGCCTGTTTACGCGATCTGGTGTCCTGATTGCGTCGGTGGCGCAGGAGGGGCTGATTCGTAAAAAGGCAAATGATTAA
- a CDS encoding P-II family nitrogen regulator, with the protein MGNQMKIVMAIIKPFKLDEVREALTAVGIQGLTVTEVKGYGRQKGHTEIYRGTEYAVSFLPKLKIEVAVASETVDKAVEAIASAAKTGQIGDGKIFVYSIDHAVRIRTGETDSEAL; encoded by the coding sequence ATGGGAAACCAGATGAAAATTGTGATGGCCATTATCAAGCCGTTCAAGCTCGATGAGGTCCGTGAGGCCCTCACGGCTGTCGGCATCCAGGGCCTGACTGTGACCGAAGTGAAGGGCTACGGGCGCCAGAAGGGGCACACCGAGATCTATCGCGGCACCGAATATGCCGTCAGCTTCCTGCCGAAGCTGAAGATCGAGGTCGCAGTCGCATCCGAAACCGTCGACAAGGCAGTCGAGGCCATCGCATCGGCCGCCAAGACCGGCCAGATCGGCGACGGCAAGATCTTTGTCTATTCCATTGACCATGCCGTGCGCATCCGTACGGGCGAAACCGATTCAGAAGCGCTGTAA
- a CDS encoding outer-membrane lipoprotein carrier protein LolA: MTKFDAQPSSRLSLTRRHLLGAALAVGAAGALPVSAFAQAQAQTQTAAATLNPGIAQAIADHFSSIKSMKGGFLQIGPRGDQMSGAFFIQRPGKMRFNYDPPSRMRVICDGNNVQVINDQTQTRNMYQLSKTPLSLLLANKIDLSADMVRNVDSQPDLTKITLGNRTVFGDSTITMIFDSKSYDLRQWTVIDPQGKTTDVIINNVKTNVAFDDSVFRIDYTR; the protein is encoded by the coding sequence ATGACAAAGTTTGATGCGCAGCCGTCCAGCCGACTTTCCCTGACCCGCCGGCACCTTCTCGGCGCTGCGCTTGCGGTCGGCGCGGCAGGCGCTCTGCCGGTTTCGGCTTTCGCACAGGCTCAGGCCCAGACGCAAACAGCTGCAGCTACCCTCAATCCCGGTATCGCCCAGGCCATTGCCGATCATTTCTCGTCCATCAAGTCGATGAAGGGCGGCTTCCTGCAGATCGGACCGCGCGGCGATCAGATGAGCGGCGCATTCTTTATCCAGCGGCCCGGCAAGATGCGTTTCAACTACGATCCGCCGTCGCGCATGCGCGTGATCTGCGACGGTAATAACGTACAGGTCATCAACGATCAGACGCAGACGAGGAACATGTATCAGCTATCGAAGACGCCGCTGAGCCTGCTGCTGGCCAACAAGATCGACCTCTCGGCCGACATGGTGCGCAACGTCGATTCGCAGCCGGATCTGACCAAGATCACACTCGGCAACCGAACTGTCTTCGGCGATTCCACCATCACGATGATCTTTGATTCGAAGAGCTACGACCTGCGCCAATGGACCGTCATCGATCCGCAGGGCAAGACGACCGACGTCATCATCAACAATGTGAAGACGAACGTCGCCTTCGACGACAGTGTTTTCCGCATCGACTATACGCGCTAA
- a CDS encoding FtsK/SpoIIIE family DNA translocase translates to MGRSNSAALSGRPDRLSLSSVVWRQVKGLTGFAILFLLALAVAALATWNVMDPSYSYATANAPTNLLGFPGAAFADIMMQSFGLASLLAMLPVVAWAFALITNRKLHRVPSRLGAWFGGCIVAAGSIACFPAPPTWPIPNGIGGVVGDLLLRLPALFIGTYPSGVVAIIIGSVLAVPAIWLMLFASGVIGENLVEDEEDEDDYEETRSRARRVGDVDEDDDRGSFLGNFMAFGAVMHAWYNTQARLRRLFGMGPRKRRDHAFDAPYDFNDDEFGTLNEPVRAKAPMARGDRLEPSMDGPARRVVSAPSISLGDDEDEDEDSIYDRDPRRPADILPDDEDDEWPLAPAAPKGAAAGHRVTPAAPRPKPGARAEREAQTSFIRPYGFQLPAVHLLAEPKAVARDATLSADALEQNARMLEGVLEDFGVKGEIIHVRPGPVVTLYELEPAPGIKSSRVIGLADDIARSMSAIAARVAVVPGRNAIGIELPNSTRETVYLRELIASRDFETSKAKLAMSLGKTIGGEPVIADLAKMPHLLVAGTTGSGKSVAINTMILSLLYRMTPEQCRLIMIDPKMLELSVYDGIPHLLSPVVTDPKKAVVALKWTVREMEERYKKMSKIGVRNIDGFNSRVEQAVAKGEAISRTVQTGFDRQTGEAIYETEEFDLKPMPYIVVIIDEMADLMMVAGKDIEGAVQRLAQMARAAGIHVIMATQRPSVDVITGTIKANFPTRISFQVTSKIDSRTILGEQGAEQLLGMGDMLYMAGGGRIQRVHGPFVSDGEVEDIVAYLKTQGAPQYLDAITADDDEDDDGHGPVGTSNLSDSEDPYDQAVAIVLRDGKASTSYIQRRLGIGYNRAASLIERMEQEGVIGPANHAGKREILVPTEADILDR, encoded by the coding sequence ATGGGCAGAAGCAATTCGGCGGCGTTGAGCGGTCGCCCCGACCGTTTATCGCTATCGAGTGTGGTTTGGCGTCAGGTCAAGGGCCTGACAGGTTTCGCGATACTGTTCCTGCTGGCGCTTGCCGTTGCAGCGCTGGCGACCTGGAACGTCATGGACCCCAGCTATTCCTACGCAACTGCCAATGCGCCGACCAACCTGCTCGGCTTTCCCGGCGCAGCCTTTGCCGACATCATGATGCAGTCGTTCGGCCTTGCCTCGCTTCTGGCGATGCTGCCCGTCGTCGCCTGGGCCTTTGCGCTGATCACCAACCGCAAGCTTCATCGGGTACCCTCGCGCCTCGGCGCATGGTTCGGCGGTTGCATCGTCGCGGCCGGCTCCATCGCCTGCTTTCCGGCGCCGCCCACCTGGCCCATCCCCAACGGCATCGGCGGTGTCGTCGGTGATCTTCTGCTACGCCTTCCGGCCCTTTTTATCGGCACCTATCCGAGCGGTGTCGTCGCCATCATCATCGGTTCGGTTCTCGCAGTCCCGGCCATTTGGCTCATGCTCTTTGCCTCCGGCGTCATCGGCGAAAATCTCGTGGAAGACGAGGAGGATGAGGACGATTACGAGGAAACTCGCAGCCGCGCCCGTCGGGTGGGCGACGTGGACGAGGATGACGACCGCGGCAGCTTCCTTGGCAATTTCATGGCCTTCGGCGCTGTCATGCATGCCTGGTACAACACTCAGGCTCGCCTGCGCCGGCTGTTCGGCATGGGTCCACGCAAGCGCCGCGACCATGCCTTCGACGCACCTTATGATTTCAACGACGACGAATTCGGTACGCTGAACGAGCCGGTGCGCGCCAAGGCACCCATGGCTCGGGGGGACCGTCTGGAGCCGTCCATGGATGGTCCGGCGCGCCGCGTCGTTTCCGCGCCGTCGATCAGTCTCGGTGACGATGAGGATGAAGACGAGGATTCGATCTATGATCGCGATCCGCGCCGTCCTGCCGATATCCTGCCTGACGATGAGGATGACGAGTGGCCGTTGGCCCCGGCTGCTCCAAAGGGAGCCGCTGCCGGCCATCGTGTCACTCCTGCCGCGCCGCGTCCGAAACCGGGTGCGCGGGCGGAACGCGAGGCGCAGACCTCCTTCATTCGTCCCTATGGCTTCCAGCTTCCCGCCGTCCATCTGCTTGCCGAGCCGAAGGCCGTTGCCCGCGATGCGACGCTCTCGGCCGACGCGCTGGAACAGAATGCCCGCATGCTCGAAGGCGTGCTGGAGGATTTCGGCGTCAAGGGCGAAATCATCCATGTCCGGCCCGGACCGGTCGTCACGCTTTACGAGTTGGAGCCGGCGCCCGGCATCAAGTCGTCCCGCGTCATCGGCCTTGCCGATGACATTGCACGTTCGATGAGCGCGATTGCTGCGCGCGTCGCCGTCGTGCCCGGCCGCAACGCCATCGGCATCGAGCTGCCGAACTCGACGCGCGAAACGGTCTATCTGCGCGAACTCATCGCCAGCCGCGATTTCGAGACCTCCAAGGCGAAGCTTGCCATGTCGCTCGGCAAGACGATCGGCGGCGAGCCCGTCATTGCCGATCTCGCCAAGATGCCACATCTGCTCGTGGCCGGTACGACCGGTTCGGGTAAATCCGTCGCCATCAACACCATGATCCTGTCGCTGCTCTATCGCATGACGCCGGAACAGTGCCGCCTGATCATGATCGATCCGAAGATGCTCGAACTCTCCGTCTATGACGGCATTCCGCATCTTCTGTCGCCCGTCGTCACGGATCCGAAGAAGGCCGTCGTTGCGCTCAAATGGACCGTCCGCGAGATGGAAGAGCGCTATAAGAAGATGTCGAAGATCGGCGTGCGCAACATCGACGGCTTCAACAGCCGCGTCGAGCAGGCCGTTGCCAAGGGAGAGGCGATCAGCCGCACGGTGCAGACCGGCTTCGACCGCCAGACCGGCGAGGCGATCTACGAGACGGAAGAATTCGATCTGAAGCCGATGCCCTACATCGTCGTCATCATCGACGAAATGGCCGATCTGATGATGGTCGCCGGCAAGGATATCGAAGGTGCCGTTCAGCGTCTGGCGCAGATGGCGCGTGCGGCCGGCATCCATGTCATCATGGCGACGCAGCGTCCGTCGGTCGACGTCATCACCGGCACGATCAAGGCAAACTTCCCGACGCGCATCTCCTTCCAGGTGACCTCGAAGATCGATAGCCGCACGATCCTCGGTGAGCAGGGTGCCGAACAACTCCTCGGCATGGGCGATATGCTCTACATGGCCGGCGGCGGGCGCATCCAGCGCGTTCACGGCCCCTTCGTTTCCGATGGCGAGGTGGAGGATATCGTCGCTTATCTGAAGACACAGGGCGCGCCGCAATATCTCGATGCCATCACCGCCGATGACGACGAGGATGATGACGGGCACGGTCCGGTCGGCACTTCCAATCTATCGGATTCAGAAGATCCCTACGATCAGGCGGTTGCGATCGTGCTGCGCGACGGCAAGGCTTCGACCTCCTATATCCAACGGCGTCTCGGCATCGGCTACAATCGCGCGGCGTCGCTGATCGAGCGCATGGAGCAGGAAGGCGTGATCGGCCCGGCCAACCACGCCGGCAAGCGCGAAATCCTCGTTCCCACCGAGGCCGATATTCTCGATCGCTGA
- a CDS encoding aldo/keto reductase: MTTQPTITFNDGNSIPQVGLGVWQTPENVAPMAVSTALKAGYRHIDTAAIYANEDGVGEGVRQSGVARKDIYLTTKLWNEAQGFDSTLKAFDESLKRLGTDYIDLYLIHWPSPHRNRYLDTWKAFVRLKEEGRARSIGVSNFAAAHLERIIGETGVTPVLNQIELHPTFQQTELRAVHDKLGIKTESWSPLGQGKLLGNAVIGKIAAKHGRTPAQIIIRWHIDNGLIVIPKSVTPSRIEENLNVFDFKLEGDDLAEMAKLDSASGRIGPDPLTASF, translated from the coding sequence GTGACTACGCAACCGACAATTACGTTCAATGACGGCAATTCCATTCCGCAGGTCGGCCTCGGCGTCTGGCAGACACCGGAGAATGTCGCGCCGATGGCCGTCAGCACGGCTTTGAAAGCCGGCTATCGCCATATCGATACCGCAGCCATCTATGCCAACGAAGATGGCGTTGGCGAAGGCGTGCGGCAGTCCGGCGTTGCCCGCAAGGATATCTATCTCACAACCAAGCTCTGGAACGAGGCGCAGGGCTTCGATTCCACGCTGAAGGCCTTCGATGAAAGCCTGAAAAGGCTCGGCACCGACTATATCGACCTCTACCTGATCCACTGGCCGTCGCCGCACCGCAACCGTTATCTCGACACTTGGAAGGCTTTCGTGCGCCTGAAGGAAGAAGGCCGCGCCCGTTCGATCGGCGTTTCCAATTTTGCCGCCGCGCATCTCGAACGTATCATCGGCGAGACCGGCGTGACGCCTGTGCTGAACCAGATCGAGCTGCATCCCACCTTCCAGCAGACGGAACTGCGTGCGGTTCATGACAAGCTCGGCATCAAGACCGAATCCTGGAGCCCGCTCGGTCAGGGCAAGCTTCTCGGCAATGCTGTCATCGGCAAGATCGCCGCCAAGCATGGCCGCACCCCGGCGCAGATCATCATCCGCTGGCACATCGACAACGGCCTGATCGTCATCCCGAAATCGGTGACGCCGAGCCGCATCGAGGAAAACCTCAACGTCTTTGACTTCAAGCTCGAAGGCGACGATCTGGCCGAGATGGCCAAGCTCGATTCGGCCAGTGGCCGCATCGGGCCGGACCCGCTGACGGCGAGTTTCTGA